A single genomic interval of Nitratidesulfovibrio sp. SRB-5 harbors:
- a CDS encoding DMT family transporter translates to MPAIGTGELAALSTAALWAVSCQIHAILSRRLGAHTLILLRLPICIVMFGAWWGASVLFFGGGVMVPGSFGSPSPLALAALALSGVFGVALCDLLFYSGVVLVGARVALLVQSLSTVITAVLGYLFLGEAIGPLGIAGILIATGGVAWVVGDGGTVPEGAVPLSRTVRLRGVGLAFASALALSGGMVLSKQGLAEGVDPLFAALLRMVVAMGVFWPTAMLTGRLRPALAVVRGDSQDRRNFRWLLVASLIGPVVGVWLSLVAIGATQTGIAATLIGLEPIFIIPVAALVERRWPTPRAIAGAGIAFVGTALLCLRNVL, encoded by the coding sequence ATGCCCGCCATCGGGACCGGCGAACTCGCCGCCCTGTCCACCGCCGCCCTCTGGGCGGTGTCGTGCCAGATTCACGCCATTCTTTCCCGGCGCCTTGGCGCCCACACCCTGATCCTGCTGCGCCTGCCCATCTGCATCGTGATGTTCGGCGCGTGGTGGGGCGCATCCGTGCTGTTTTTCGGCGGCGGGGTGATGGTGCCCGGTTCGTTCGGTTCGCCCAGCCCGCTGGCACTGGCCGCGCTGGCCCTGTCCGGGGTGTTCGGCGTGGCCCTGTGCGACCTGCTGTTCTATTCCGGCGTGGTGCTGGTGGGGGCGCGGGTGGCCCTGCTGGTGCAGTCGCTGTCCACGGTTATCACCGCCGTGCTCGGGTACCTGTTTCTGGGCGAGGCCATAGGGCCGCTGGGCATCGCGGGCATTCTCATCGCCACGGGCGGGGTTGCCTGGGTGGTGGGCGACGGCGGCACGGTGCCCGAAGGGGCGGTGCCCCTGTCGCGCACGGTGCGGCTGCGTGGGGTGGGGCTGGCCTTTGCCTCTGCGCTGGCGCTGTCCGGCGGCATGGTGCTGTCCAAGCAGGGACTGGCCGAAGGAGTGGACCCGCTGTTCGCCGCGCTGCTGCGCATGGTGGTGGCCATGGGCGTGTTCTGGCCCACGGCCATGCTGACCGGCAGGCTGCGCCCGGCACTGGCCGTGGTGCGCGGCGACAGTCAGGACCGCCGCAATTTCCGCTGGCTGCTGGTGGCCTCGCTCATCGGCCCGGTGGTGGGGGTGTGGCTGTCGCTGGTGGCCATTGGCGCCACCCAGACCGGCATTGCCGCCACCCTCATCGGGCTGGAACCCATCTTCATCATTCCCGTGGCAGCTCTGGTGGAGCGGCGCTGGCCCACGCCCCGCGCCATTGCCGGGGCGGGCATCGCCTTCGTTGGCACGGCGCTGCTGTGTCTGAGAAATGTATTGTAG
- a CDS encoding winged helix-turn-helix transcriptional regulator, protein MVTACTLKHCAGKEYYCALELTLQVIGGKWKPIILWRLGQDGTLRFSELRRIMPNITQKMLTQQLRELESDGVLHREVYPQVPPRVEYSLTELGRSVLPVLSEMCKWGHAFEANHGTVGATGTRTAGRAIASATDAPDTNAPDTDAPDTGNDLDMAVGEV, encoded by the coding sequence ATGGTCACGGCATGCACCCTCAAGCACTGCGCGGGCAAGGAATACTATTGCGCGCTGGAGCTGACACTTCAGGTCATCGGCGGCAAGTGGAAGCCCATCATCCTGTGGCGGCTGGGCCAGGACGGCACGCTGCGCTTCAGCGAGCTGCGGCGCATCATGCCCAACATCACCCAGAAGATGCTCACCCAGCAGCTGCGCGAACTGGAATCGGACGGCGTGCTGCACCGCGAGGTGTACCCGCAGGTGCCGCCGCGCGTGGAATATTCGCTGACCGAACTGGGCCGCAGCGTGCTGCCTGTACTGTCCGAAATGTGCAAGTGGGGCCATGCCTTCGAGGCCAATCATGGTACCGTGGGCGCCACGGGCACCAGGACCGCCGGGCGCGCCATCGCGTCTGCCACCGATGCCCCCGACACCAATGCCCCGGACACTGATGCCCCTGACACCGGCAATGATCTGGACATGGCCGTGGGCGAGGTATAA
- a CDS encoding nitroreductase family protein, which produces MDVFSAIHGRRSIRKYTEAPVAASDVRDILAAAMSAPSAGNAQPWRFVVVDDRALLEAIPAFSQYAAMAAKAPLGILVCADLTAEKYPGYWVQDCSAAVQNILLAVHGKGLGAVWTGVHPMKDREDGFRRLLGLPDSVVPLGFIVIGHPAQELAPQDRYDEAKIHWNGW; this is translated from the coding sequence ATGGACGTCTTTTCCGCCATTCACGGGCGCCGCTCCATCCGCAAGTACACCGAGGCCCCCGTTGCCGCGTCCGACGTGCGCGACATCCTGGCCGCCGCCATGTCCGCGCCCAGCGCGGGCAATGCCCAGCCGTGGCGCTTCGTGGTCGTGGACGACCGCGCGCTGCTGGAGGCCATCCCCGCGTTCAGCCAGTATGCCGCCATGGCCGCGAAGGCCCCGCTGGGCATTCTGGTATGCGCCGACCTTACGGCGGAAAAGTACCCCGGCTACTGGGTGCAGGACTGCTCCGCCGCCGTGCAGAACATCCTGCTGGCCGTGCACGGCAAGGGGCTGGGCGCGGTATGGACAGGCGTGCACCCCATGAAGGATCGCGAGGACGGCTTTCGCCGCCTGCTCGGCCTGCCGGACAGCGTGGTGCCGCTGGGCTTCATCGTCATCGGCCATCCGGCGCAGGAACTGGCCCCGCAGGACCGCTACGACGAAGCCAAAATCCATTGGAACGGGTGGTAG
- the dmpI gene encoding 4-oxalocrotonate tautomerase DmpI, which yields MPIISVVANHMETDDKRELVRELTATAARVMKLPPETITVLIDCRQPEDIGVAGVLLADRKK from the coding sequence ATGCCCATCATCAGCGTTGTGGCCAATCACATGGAAACCGACGACAAGCGCGAACTGGTGCGCGAGCTGACCGCCACGGCGGCGCGGGTCATGAAGCTGCCGCCGGAAACCATCACCGTGCTCATCGACTGCCGCCAGCCGGAAGACATCGGCGTGGCCGGAGTGCTGCTGGCCGACAGGAAGAAATGA
- a CDS encoding NADH:flavin oxidoreductase yields the protein MSASIFAPVRIGNLESPNRFVRSATWEGLATDEGMATPALADVLGELARGGVGVVIPGHAYVEKRGQAGPRQLGIHDDACIPGLRMLADAVHAGGGRIVAQLAHAGGLAHTPATGEPGMTATPFEREGFPPMREMTEADLDEVMAALAAAARRAVQAGFDGVQVHGAHGYLLSQFLSPARNRRTDRFGGSLENRMRPLLMAVRAVREAVGPSFPVWVKLNSSDFMDGGFEVDDMLEAARQAVAAGVDAVEMSGGTAMNPPNRMPARVTRIRKPEDEAWYREAARRFKAEVGAPLILVGGIRTPQVAQQLVDAGTVDMLSLCRPLIREPGLVRRWAEGDDARAACISCNKCYAPLRENRGFYCPVARGEVAGE from the coding sequence ATGAGCGCATCCATCTTCGCGCCCGTGCGCATCGGCAATCTGGAATCTCCCAACCGCTTCGTCCGTTCCGCCACCTGGGAAGGGCTGGCCACCGACGAAGGCATGGCCACCCCGGCACTGGCAGACGTGCTGGGCGAACTGGCCAGGGGCGGCGTGGGCGTGGTCATTCCCGGCCATGCCTACGTGGAAAAGCGCGGGCAGGCTGGCCCCCGCCAACTCGGCATCCACGACGACGCCTGCATCCCCGGCCTGCGCATGCTGGCCGACGCCGTGCACGCGGGCGGCGGGCGCATCGTGGCCCAGCTGGCCCACGCGGGCGGCCTGGCCCACACCCCGGCCACGGGCGAACCCGGCATGACCGCCACCCCCTTCGAGCGGGAAGGCTTTCCGCCCATGCGGGAAATGACCGAGGCGGACCTCGACGAGGTGATGGCCGCCCTGGCCGCCGCCGCGCGCCGCGCCGTGCAGGCGGGCTTTGACGGGGTGCAGGTGCACGGGGCGCACGGCTACCTGCTGAGCCAGTTTCTGTCGCCCGCGCGCAACAGGCGCACCGACCGGTTCGGCGGCAGCCTGGAAAACCGCATGCGGCCCCTGCTGATGGCGGTGCGCGCCGTGCGCGAGGCCGTGGGGCCAAGCTTTCCCGTGTGGGTCAAGCTGAACAGTTCCGACTTCATGGACGGCGGCTTCGAAGTGGACGACATGCTGGAAGCGGCCCGCCAGGCCGTGGCTGCCGGGGTGGACGCCGTGGAAATGTCCGGCGGCACGGCCATGAACCCGCCCAATCGCATGCCCGCCCGGGTGACGCGCATCCGCAAGCCCGAGGACGAGGCCTGGTATCGCGAGGCCGCGCGCCGTTTCAAGGCCGAGGTGGGCGCGCCGCTGATTCTGGTGGGCGGCATCCGCACCCCGCAGGTGGCGCAGCAACTGGTGGACGCGGGCACGGTGGACATGCTTTCCCTGTGCCGCCCGCTGATCCGCGAACCCGGCCTGGTGCGCCGCTGGGCGGAAGGCGACGACGCCCGCGCCGCGTGCATCTCGTGCAACAAGTGCTACGCCCCCCTGCGCGAGAACCGGGGTTTCTACTGTCCCGTGGCGCGCGGCGAGGTGGCTGGCGAGTAG
- a CDS encoding flavodoxin family protein, with the protein MHVVVFNGSPRKNGNTSILLGTVRRELEAAGVTTEEFRVGGKAVRGCIACMKCFEKQDGQCIQTGDPMNEWIAAMHKADGVILGSPTYFANVSTEMKALIDRAGMVSIANGGALRMKVGAPVVAVRRGGAQQVYNGLMAFFGIAEMVVPCSSYWNVGIGLAPGDVNGDEEGIRTMVNLGRNMAHVLKCLKSGPEAPASLKGGEV; encoded by the coding sequence ATGCATGTCGTCGTTTTCAACGGCAGCCCCCGCAAGAACGGCAACACGTCCATCCTGCTCGGCACCGTCCGGCGCGAGCTTGAGGCCGCAGGCGTCACCACCGAGGAATTTCGCGTGGGCGGCAAGGCCGTGCGCGGCTGCATCGCCTGCATGAAGTGTTTCGAAAAGCAGGACGGCCAGTGCATTCAGACCGGCGACCCCATGAACGAATGGATCGCCGCCATGCACAAGGCCGACGGCGTCATTCTGGGGTCCCCCACCTATTTCGCCAACGTCTCCACCGAAATGAAGGCCCTCATCGACCGTGCGGGCATGGTGTCCATCGCCAACGGCGGCGCCCTGCGCATGAAGGTGGGCGCGCCCGTGGTGGCCGTGCGGCGCGGCGGCGCGCAGCAGGTGTACAACGGCCTGATGGCCTTCTTCGGCATCGCCGAGATGGTGGTGCCGTGCTCCAGCTACTGGAACGTGGGCATCGGCCTGGCCCCCGGCGACGTCAACGGCGACGAGGAAGGCATCCGCACCATGGTCAATCTGGGCCGCAACATGGCCCACGTGCTGAAGTGCCTGAAGAGCGGGCCGGAGGCCCCTGCTTCCCTGAAGGGCGGCGAAGTGTAG
- a CDS encoding rhodanese-like domain-containing protein, with amino-acid sequence MGDGTREFPVGLQRQAEAGGYGLLAPDEAWRRVRAGALSMVDVRDAAQYEVGHVPGALCFPLPPTWMARLLRRWWLHKVLCAARCPSVAFVCDGATSTRSDSAARAAVVQGFAVAYRIAGGMDAWHAAGLPVEFGPCGPCAPSVDAVGDVSGRGGQGAPPRTTCSGGG; translated from the coding sequence ATGGGTGACGGCACGCGCGAATTTCCGGTCGGGCTGCAACGGCAGGCGGAGGCTGGCGGCTACGGCCTGCTGGCTCCGGACGAGGCGTGGCGGCGCGTCCGGGCGGGGGCCTTGAGCATGGTGGACGTGCGTGACGCCGCGCAGTACGAGGTCGGTCACGTGCCCGGCGCGCTGTGCTTTCCCCTGCCGCCCACCTGGATGGCCCGCCTTCTGCGGCGCTGGTGGCTGCACAAGGTGCTGTGCGCCGCCCGGTGTCCTTCCGTGGCTTTCGTATGTGACGGGGCCACATCCACCCGCAGCGATTCCGCCGCCCGCGCCGCCGTGGTGCAGGGCTTTGCCGTGGCCTACCGCATCGCGGGCGGCATGGATGCCTGGCACGCCGCCGGGCTTCCCGTGGAGTTCGGCCCCTGCGGGCCGTGCGCGCCATCGGTTGATGCGGTTGGCGACGTTTCCGGCAGGGGAGGGCAGGGTGCCCCGCCCCGCACGACCTGCTCCGGCGGCGGCTGA
- a CDS encoding VanZ family protein — translation MSPLGNGTPRTPRPLKPRALLALLAGHPWRLACTRCAWALAVAVVVYQSLIPQPDMLLDVPNIDKVWHALAYLVLAVLAAGSLWDNPPAPVLSRAARRAAWSMALLGVAMEFAQAYVPGRVASAADMAANTAGTWVGVLLAGVLVRHLARGHGAIAGGAASGQKADSTAATASTVSPTSTDGGAARISGRQD, via the coding sequence ATGTCACCACTCGGGAACGGTACCCCGCGCACCCCGCGCCCCCTGAAGCCGCGGGCATTGCTGGCCCTGCTGGCCGGGCATCCGTGGCGGCTGGCCTGCACCCGCTGCGCGTGGGCGCTGGCGGTGGCCGTGGTGGTGTACCAGTCGCTGATACCCCAGCCGGACATGCTGCTGGACGTGCCGAACATCGACAAGGTGTGGCACGCGCTGGCCTATCTGGTGCTGGCGGTGCTGGCGGCGGGGTCGCTGTGGGACAACCCGCCTGCTCCCGTCCTGTCCCGTGCGGCGCGCCGGGCGGCGTGGTCCATGGCCCTGCTGGGCGTGGCCATGGAGTTCGCTCAGGCGTATGTGCCGGGACGTGTGGCCTCTGCGGCGGACATGGCCGCCAACACGGCGGGCACCTGGGTGGGCGTGCTGCTGGCCGGGGTGCTGGTACGGCATCTGGCCCGCGGGCATGGTGCGATTGCCGGTGGTGCCGCGTCCGGGCAGAAGGCGGATTCCACAGCCGCGACAGCGTCCACCGTTTCCCCGACCTCCACGGATGGCGGCGCGGCACGGATTTCGGGCAGGCAAGACTAA
- a CDS encoding SlyX family protein has translation MTKELEDRLTRLEETVYFQEQALRELNDALVRQQAQLDEAERLLEATRERLRLLTRAMEDDGGEDTGPPPHYL, from the coding sequence ATGACCAAGGAACTGGAAGACCGCCTGACCCGGCTGGAAGAAACCGTCTATTTTCAGGAACAGGCCCTGCGCGAACTGAACGACGCGCTGGTGCGCCAGCAGGCCCAACTGGACGAGGCGGAACGGCTGCTGGAGGCCACGCGCGAACGTCTGCGCCTGCTGACAAGAGCCATGGAAGACGACGGCGGCGAAGACACCGGACCGCCGCCGCACTACCTGTAG
- a CDS encoding EVE domain-containing protein — protein MPRHWLFKTEPGCFSIAHLAALPGATSSWDGVRNYQARNFMREMRLGDLGLFYHSVTNPSVAGVVEIVREAYPDHTAWDPEDRHFDPASTPDKPRWFMVDVRLVRTFARPVPLALLRTLPELADMELLRKGSRLSVQPVSPQEYATVLRLADAPA, from the coding sequence ATGCCCCGCCACTGGCTGTTCAAGACCGAGCCCGGCTGCTTCTCCATCGCCCATCTGGCCGCCCTGCCCGGCGCCACCAGCAGTTGGGACGGCGTGCGCAACTACCAGGCCCGCAACTTCATGCGCGAGATGCGCCTGGGCGACCTTGGGCTGTTCTACCACAGCGTCACCAACCCTTCGGTGGCGGGGGTGGTTGAAATCGTGCGCGAGGCCTACCCCGACCACACCGCGTGGGACCCGGAGGATCGCCACTTCGACCCGGCATCCACGCCGGACAAGCCGCGCTGGTTCATGGTGGACGTGCGGCTGGTGCGCACCTTTGCCCGGCCGGTGCCGCTGGCCCTGCTGCGCACCCTGCCGGAACTGGCGGACATGGAACTCTTGCGCAAGGGCAGCCGCCTTTCGGTACAGCCGGTAAGCCCGCAGGAATACGCGACGGTGCTGCGCCTGGCCGATGCCCCGGCCTGA
- a CDS encoding YgiQ family radical SAM protein, with product MRHSSHDHRRAKPGGTLPRHAAPSGACPRAYIPQRGRTPLPQPAFLPTTAREMRDLGWDRLDVLLVSGDAYVDHPTFAMALLGRWLVAHGFRTGIVAQPRWDIPDDVARMGRPRLFTGISAGSLDSMLAHYTAFRKKRHDDAFTPGGHAGARPNRAAIVYANLARQAFPGLPVVLGGIEASLRRISHYDFWTDALRRPILMDAKADLLVWGMGERALLDATCALDAAVETVGADAYDAALLPPLAEIFDGIPGTARMGRVTEWDAAPADDAARGAGDTPDTDDLSNDGQDEGHTAPRAIPAIPPISLMRLPSHAAIMADPRLLMRATLLLERHVHRGDARAIQPVDDTPTARAVLLAPPAPPLSPDEMDALYALPFARRAHPSHREPVPAEEMIRTSITTHRGCGGGCSFCSLALHQGRRIASRSRDSVLDEARRLNDMERFNGSVSDVGGPSANMWQARCTLDPARCRRASCMHPRVCPGFAVDQSEAVELLRAVRATPGVRHVRVASGVRFDLALRDADALRAYTMEFTGGQLKVAPEHICDGVLDLMRKPGLAVFERFLAAFADHSTAAGKEQYVVPYLLSAFPGCTDDDMRTLSRWLAARGWSPRQVQCFIPTPGTVATAMFFAGIDPEGNPVPVARTDATRLRQHRILIPDFGLPPAAGGRAPGAPGNRPGGKSGSRPNERSGGQDHRSHQGRGDRQERGSEADRDRRGHGERSGGRPDGRPGGTPGGPGNGDRNANRNETRNDKRPDSRPGSRPGSHNDRRGGKGGGGRSR from the coding sequence ATGCGACATTCCAGCCACGACCACCGCCGCGCCAAGCCCGGCGGCACCCTGCCGCGCCACGCGGCCCCATCCGGGGCATGCCCCCGGGCGTACATCCCGCAACGCGGGCGCACGCCCCTGCCCCAGCCCGCCTTTCTGCCCACCACCGCGCGAGAGATGCGCGACCTTGGCTGGGACAGGCTGGACGTGCTGCTCGTCTCCGGCGACGCCTACGTGGACCACCCCACCTTCGCCATGGCCCTGCTGGGCCGCTGGCTGGTGGCGCACGGCTTTCGCACCGGCATCGTCGCCCAGCCCCGCTGGGACATTCCGGACGATGTGGCCCGCATGGGCCGCCCCCGCCTGTTCACCGGCATTTCCGCGGGTTCGCTCGATTCCATGCTGGCCCACTACACCGCCTTCAGGAAAAAGCGCCACGACGATGCCTTTACCCCCGGTGGCCACGCCGGGGCGCGCCCCAACCGGGCGGCCATCGTCTACGCCAACCTGGCGCGCCAGGCCTTTCCCGGCCTGCCCGTGGTGCTGGGCGGCATAGAAGCCTCGCTGCGGCGCATCAGCCACTACGATTTCTGGACCGACGCCCTGCGGCGGCCCATCCTCATGGATGCCAAGGCCGACCTGCTGGTGTGGGGCATGGGCGAACGCGCCCTGCTGGACGCGACCTGCGCGCTGGACGCCGCCGTGGAGACCGTGGGAGCGGACGCCTACGACGCCGCCCTGCTGCCGCCCCTTGCGGAAATTTTCGATGGCATCCCCGGCACGGCCCGCATGGGGCGGGTGACCGAATGGGATGCGGCCCCGGCGGACGATGCCGCACGGGGGGCGGGCGACACCCCGGACACCGACGACCTGAGCAATGACGGTCAGGACGAGGGGCACACCGCCCCCCGCGCCATCCCCGCCATTCCCCCCATTTCACTGATGCGCCTGCCCTCGCACGCGGCCATCATGGCGGACCCCCGCCTGCTCATGCGCGCCACCCTGCTGCTGGAGCGCCACGTGCACCGGGGCGATGCACGGGCCATCCAGCCCGTGGACGACACCCCCACGGCGCGCGCCGTGCTGCTGGCCCCGCCCGCGCCGCCCCTGTCGCCGGACGAGATGGACGCGCTGTACGCCCTGCCCTTTGCCCGGCGGGCGCACCCCTCGCACCGCGAACCTGTCCCCGCAGAGGAAATGATCCGCACCAGCATCACCACCCACCGGGGGTGCGGGGGCGGCTGCTCGTTCTGTTCGCTGGCCCTGCACCAGGGGCGTCGCATCGCCTCGCGCAGCCGCGATTCCGTGCTGGACGAGGCGCGCCGCCTGAACGACATGGAGCGCTTCAACGGTTCGGTCAGCGACGTGGGCGGCCCCAGCGCCAACATGTGGCAGGCCCGCTGCACCCTGGACCCGGCCCGCTGCCGCCGCGCAAGCTGCATGCACCCGCGCGTGTGCCCCGGATTCGCCGTGGACCAGTCCGAGGCAGTGGAACTGCTGCGCGCGGTGCGCGCCACCCCCGGCGTGCGCCACGTGCGCGTGGCCAGCGGGGTGCGCTTCGACCTTGCCCTGCGCGATGCGGACGCCCTGCGCGCCTACACCATGGAATTCACCGGCGGCCAGTTGAAGGTGGCCCCGGAACACATCTGCGACGGCGTGCTGGACCTGATGCGCAAGCCCGGCCTGGCCGTGTTCGAGCGGTTCCTGGCCGCCTTCGCCGACCATTCCACGGCGGCGGGCAAGGAACAGTACGTGGTGCCCTACCTGCTCAGCGCCTTTCCCGGCTGCACCGACGACGACATGCGCACCCTGTCCCGCTGGCTGGCGGCGCGCGGCTGGTCGCCCCGGCAGGTGCAGTGCTTCATTCCCACCCCCGGCACCGTGGCCACGGCCATGTTCTTCGCGGGCATCGACCCTGAGGGCAACCCCGTGCCCGTGGCCCGCACCGACGCCACGCGGCTGCGCCAGCACCGCATCCTGATTCCCGATTTCGGCCTGCCGCCCGCTGCGGGTGGGCGTGCGCCGGGCGCACCGGGGAACAGGCCGGGCGGAAAATCCGGGAGCAGGCCCAACGAGAGGTCTGGCGGGCAGGATCATCGGAGTCATCAGGGACGGGGGGACCGGCAGGAACGGGGAAGTGAAGCAGACCGGGATCGGCGCGGCCACGGAGAAAGATCGGGCGGCAGACCTGACGGCAGGCCGGGTGGCACGCCTGGCGGACCGGGCAATGGCGATCGCAATGCCAACCGGAATGAGACGCGCAACGACAAGCGCCCCGATTCCCGTCCCGGCTCGCGCCCCGGCTCGCATAATGACAGGCGCGGGGGCAAGGGCGGGGGCGGCAGAAGCCGCTGA